One genomic segment of Primulina tabacum isolate GXHZ01 chromosome 9, ASM2559414v2, whole genome shotgun sequence includes these proteins:
- the LOC142504342 gene encoding uncharacterized protein LOC142504342 has protein sequence MDKSHCVEVHLDINDDNNLQFMLDSINEMRCIELYILTDFVEHNVHLEVPESYIPCITEGFNSMGFNDEAGWDSGARGWYSVDTNHAGFDCSPSVHPSGSSHVLTPVVPDEQRSRELSLDVHLHATEIPTEPDTTASETDEDEHEEENATFSDIGPSHTDTGDHMHAYPFEVISNLEHRPDALPLSVSPVGLPLYDVPQFFSTIYDEQCPDSVGIPSASNLRYYNADKGELCTNMIFKDKKHLIAAVKDFSVRVARREYQVVESTKTLWKVRCKNKYSNTNCSWVLRASLKSKLGYFKITKYGGPHTCMSSQVGLDHHNLDKNMIAKTLAGIVRCDPSCEIKYVIQLVKDRYNYQISYGKAWYSLKREVENVYGTWESSVRLLPRYMGALVKYNPGTIVEWNHLPRYNSELKVLNYVFLAFRPCIDGFEHCRKIISVDGTHLYTKYKHKMLIVVGLDANNQILPLAFSIVEINIYFDNIKKLR, from the exons ATGGATAAGTCACATTGTGTAGAAGTGCATCTTGACATCAATGATGACAACAATTTACAGTTTATGCTGGATTCTATTAACGAAATGCGATGTATTGAATTGTATATCTTAACGGATTTCGTCGAGCATAATGTACATCTTGAGGTTCCTGAATCATACATCCCATGTATAACTGAAGGGTTCAATTCGATGGGATTTAATGATGAAGCCG GATGGGATTCTGGTGCAAGAGGATGGTACTCGGTTGACACAAATCATGCAGGTTTTGATTGTTCACCGAGTGTGCATCCTAGTGGATCGAGTCATGTATTGACACCTGTCGTACCTGATGAACAAAGATCACGTGAGTTGTCATTAGATGTTCATCTTCACGCCACCGAAATACCTACTGAACCTGATACAACTGCAAGTGAAACAGATGAGGATGAGCATGAAGAAGAAAATGCCACGTTTTCTGATATTGGTCCATCTCATACCGACACCGGTGATCATATGCATGCATATCCTTTTGAAGTCATTTCAAATCTTGAACACCGACCCGATGCATTACCATTATCTGTCTCGCCTGTCGGTCTACCCTTATATGACGTACCTCAATTCTTTAGTACAATATATGATGAGCAATGCCCTGATTCTGTTGGAATTCCATCTGCATCGAATTTGAGGTATTACAACGCAGATAAAGGAGAACTTTGCACgaacatgatttttaaagatAAAAAGCATTTgatagcagcagttaaggaCTTTTCGGTTAGAGTTGCTCGACGTGAATATCAAGTTGTGGAGAGTACAAAGACTTTGTGGAAAGTTCgttgtaaaaataaatattcaaataccaactgTAGTTGGGTTCTTCGTGCATCGTTAAAATCAAAATTGGGGTATTTCAAGATCACGAAATATGGTGGTCCACATACATGTATGTCTAGCCAGGTGGGGTTAGACCACCATAACTTAGACAAAAATATGATTGCAAAAACACTTGCCGGTATTGTTCGGTGTGATCCTTCGTGTGAGATTAAATATGTTATCCAACTTGTCAAAgatcgatataattatcaaatcTCATATGGTAAGGCATGGTATAGTTTAAAGCGGGAGGTGGAAAATGTATATGGTACATGGGAGAGTTCAGTACGTCTTTTGCCAAGGTACATGGGTGCTCTTGTGAAGTACAATCCAGGCACTATTGTAGAGTGGAACCATTTACCGAGATACAATTCTGAATTGAAGGTGTTAAACTACGTGTTTTTGGCCTTCCGACCATGTATAGATGGGTTCGAACATTGTCGAAAAATAATTAGTGTTGATGGTACTCATTTATACACGAAGTATAAGCACAAGATGCTTATAGTTGTGGGTTTAGATGCAAACAACCAAATCTTACCCTTAGCATTTTCCATA GTAGAAATAAACATATACTTCGATAATATAAAGAAATTGcgttga